A genomic window from Micromonospora sp. WMMA1947 includes:
- a CDS encoding DUF6244 family protein: protein MSAAEIIARLAAAAQKLDEAKARTAAAAQDAAEARALVAGALEGATAGPLIGVIDSYRQALAQAAQGGEPARQHVRETIAKVQALGN from the coding sequence GTGAGCGCGGCGGAGATCATCGCGAGGCTGGCGGCGGCGGCTCAGAAGCTCGACGAGGCCAAGGCGCGCACCGCGGCGGCGGCGCAGGACGCGGCCGAGGCGCGGGCGCTGGTGGCGGGCGCGCTGGAGGGGGCCACGGCAGGGCCGCTGATCGGGGTCATCGACTCGTACCGGCAGGCGCTGGCGCAGGCCGCGCAGGGCGGGGAGCCGGCCCGGCAGCACGTACGGGAGACCATCGCGAAGGTCCAGGCGCTGGGCAACTGA
- a CDS encoding alpha/beta fold hydrolase, with the protein MLLRTILAATTVAATVLLVPAAAQAAAEPAAPPATATVATAAQRAAAAAADPVIVVGGLSGISIAYEPIAARLRADGYRVSIFQLPNLGLGDIRESARALSSYVDGVRATTGAARVDLVGHSEGGLVSRWYVKYLGGAATVDQYVSLGSPQYGTYVANLVAVLGLGSCAGVIACQQMTIGSSFLADLNAGDDTPGPVRWATVRTWQDELVRPVDNAVLADGATNILVQAWCPLRVVGHLGLVLDGTTYTAVRQVLSGAAIQPNCFAV; encoded by the coding sequence ATGCTGCTCCGAACGATCCTGGCCGCCACCACCGTCGCCGCCACCGTCCTGCTCGTCCCGGCCGCCGCCCAGGCCGCCGCCGAACCCGCCGCGCCGCCGGCCACGGCCACCGTCGCCACCGCCGCGCAACGGGCCGCCGCCGCGGCCGCCGACCCGGTGATCGTGGTCGGTGGCCTGAGTGGAATCTCCATCGCGTACGAGCCGATCGCCGCCCGGCTGCGCGCCGACGGCTACCGCGTCTCGATCTTCCAGTTGCCGAACCTCGGTCTCGGCGACATCCGCGAGTCCGCCCGCGCGTTGTCGTCCTACGTGGACGGGGTGCGCGCCACCACCGGAGCGGCCCGGGTCGACCTGGTCGGCCACTCGGAGGGCGGCCTGGTCAGCCGCTGGTACGTCAAGTACCTCGGCGGCGCGGCGACCGTCGACCAGTACGTCAGCCTGGGCAGCCCGCAGTACGGCACCTACGTCGCGAACCTGGTCGCCGTCCTCGGGCTCGGCAGCTGCGCCGGGGTGATCGCCTGCCAGCAGATGACCATCGGGTCGAGCTTCCTCGCCGACCTCAACGCCGGGGACGACACCCCCGGCCCGGTGCGCTGGGCCACCGTACGCACCTGGCAGGACGAACTGGTCCGGCCGGTGGACAACGCCGTGCTCGCCGACGGCGCCACGAACATCCTGGTGCAGGCGTGGTGCCCGCTGCGGGTCGTCGGCCACCTCGGGCTGGTGCTGGACGGCACCACGTACACGGCGGTGCGTCAGGTGCTCTCCGGCGCCGCGATCCAGCCGAACTGCTTCGCGGTCTGA
- a CDS encoding MFS transporter, whose protein sequence is MIRSSGRGSRRLTFLVLAAGTGFFAMLQSLITPVLPTIQHDLHTSPNTVTWVLTAYLLSASVFTPIIGRVGDMVGKEKTLVFSLAALALGCLLAALAPSIGVLIAARVVQGIGGAVFPLSFGIIRDEFPAARVSSAVASISAVVAVGGGLGVVLAGPIVATLGYRWLFWIPLVVVGLTALAAHRFVPRSPVRTPGRINWLSAVLLSGWLVALLLPVSKGAAWGWGSGRVVGLLALAAVLAAAWLATEARAANPLIDLRMMRLPAVWTTNLVGLLYGASMFAVYAFLPQFAQIPTSAGYGFGASVTQAGLLMLPMLVGMFVAGLLAGRLQSRFSAKAQLSTGAVFNVAAAAMLTVAHDTRWQVGIAGGLVGLGIGLAFASMANLIVANVPAGQTGAATGMNANIRTIGGAIGAALASAVITANPQPSGLPREAGFTAGFLLLTGISVAAALAALAVPSGRRRRPRRRIGPAVPDLAPAVELVPAR, encoded by the coding sequence ATGATCCGCTCATCAGGGCGCGGCTCGCGCCGTCTCACCTTCCTCGTGCTGGCCGCCGGCACCGGATTCTTCGCGATGCTCCAGTCGCTGATCACGCCGGTGCTGCCCACCATCCAGCACGACCTGCACACCTCGCCCAACACGGTGACCTGGGTGCTCACCGCGTACCTGCTCTCCGCGTCCGTCTTCACGCCGATCATCGGCCGCGTCGGCGACATGGTCGGCAAGGAGAAGACGCTCGTCTTCTCGCTCGCCGCGCTCGCGCTGGGCTGCCTGCTGGCGGCCCTCGCCCCCAGCATCGGCGTACTGATCGCCGCCCGCGTGGTGCAGGGCATCGGCGGCGCCGTCTTCCCGCTCTCGTTCGGCATCATCCGCGACGAGTTCCCGGCCGCCCGGGTCAGCTCGGCGGTGGCCTCGATCTCCGCGGTCGTGGCAGTCGGCGGCGGGCTGGGCGTGGTGCTGGCCGGGCCGATCGTGGCCACGCTGGGCTACCGGTGGCTGTTCTGGATCCCGCTGGTGGTGGTCGGCCTGACCGCGCTCGCCGCGCACCGGTTCGTCCCGCGCTCGCCGGTACGCACCCCGGGCCGGATCAACTGGCTCAGCGCCGTACTCCTGTCCGGCTGGCTGGTGGCGCTGCTGCTGCCGGTCAGCAAGGGCGCCGCGTGGGGCTGGGGCTCCGGCCGGGTGGTCGGGCTGCTGGCGCTGGCCGCGGTGCTCGCGGCCGCCTGGCTGGCGACCGAGGCCCGCGCCGCGAACCCGCTGATCGACCTGCGGATGATGCGCCTGCCCGCGGTCTGGACCACGAACCTCGTCGGGTTGCTCTACGGTGCCTCGATGTTCGCCGTCTACGCGTTCCTGCCGCAGTTCGCGCAGATCCCGACCAGCGCCGGCTACGGCTTCGGCGCCAGCGTCACCCAGGCCGGGCTGCTGATGCTGCCGATGCTCGTCGGCATGTTCGTGGCCGGCCTGCTGGCCGGACGACTGCAGTCCCGGTTCAGCGCCAAGGCGCAGCTGAGCACCGGCGCGGTGTTCAACGTGGCGGCCGCCGCCATGCTGACCGTCGCGCACGACACCCGCTGGCAGGTCGGGATCGCCGGTGGCCTCGTGGGCCTCGGCATCGGGCTGGCGTTCGCCTCGATGGCCAACCTGATCGTGGCGAACGTGCCGGCCGGGCAGACCGGCGCGGCGACCGGCATGAACGCCAACATCCGTACCATCGGCGGCGCGATCGGCGCGGCGCTCGCCAGCGCCGTGATCACCGCGAATCCGCAGCCGAGCGGGCTGCCCCGGGAGGCCGGTTTCACGGCGGGCTTCCTGCTGCTCACCGGCATCTCGGTGGCCGCGGCACTGGCCGCGCTCGCCGTACCCTCCGGCCGCCGTCGCCGGCCGCGGCGGCGGATCGGGCCGGCGGTGCCGGACCTGGCGCCGGCGGTGGAGCTGGTCCCGGCCCGCTGA
- a CDS encoding alkaline phosphatase PhoX: MTSSPLSRRALLRGGAAGGLGIVVTGSLEAIAGPAAARPACRPAVGYGDLVPDPAGLLALPPGFSYTVVAQAGATLLESGQPTPSDADGTGCFRGPHGSVLVNNHEIGGDEPYPVPALAGLTYDPGARGGTTTIEVDRHGRRLREYVSVAGTHNNCAGGITPWGTWLTCEETEQRAGGRYLKDHGYVFEVDPHDRSANTGPVPLTFLGRYSHEAVAVDPYTHSIYLTEDASGPNGLYFRWTPPPGFRAGKGALRALAQRPDGGTAGSLAAMRCLRGDDHVADLSEATTPGTRYRVEWIEVPDRDARTVSVRKQFTDAEVTRSRKLEGAWWGDGGAYFVASYARLDDGSAHEHDGQVWFYDPRRQTVTLKTIFGVNTDPEADHGNYDGPDNITVSPYGGVILAEDGEGVSHLVGVSEQGKAYPLARNELNDSEFTGPTFSADGKTLFANIQSPGYVFAITGPWGRPGNGHR, translated from the coding sequence GTGACCTCCTCACCTCTCTCCCGGCGGGCCTTGCTGCGCGGCGGCGCGGCCGGCGGACTCGGCATCGTGGTGACCGGCAGCCTGGAGGCGATCGCCGGACCGGCCGCGGCCCGGCCCGCGTGCCGCCCCGCCGTCGGCTACGGCGACCTGGTGCCGGACCCGGCCGGTCTGCTGGCGCTGCCGCCGGGCTTCTCGTACACGGTCGTCGCGCAGGCCGGCGCGACGCTGCTGGAGTCCGGGCAGCCCACCCCGAGCGACGCCGACGGCACCGGCTGCTTCCGCGGCCCGCACGGCTCGGTGCTGGTGAACAACCACGAGATCGGCGGCGACGAGCCGTACCCGGTGCCGGCGCTGGCCGGCCTCACCTACGACCCGGGCGCCCGCGGCGGCACCACCACGATCGAGGTGGACCGGCACGGGCGGCGGCTGCGCGAGTACGTGAGCGTGGCCGGCACGCACAACAACTGCGCCGGTGGCATCACCCCGTGGGGCACGTGGCTGACCTGCGAGGAAACCGAGCAGCGGGCCGGTGGGCGGTATCTGAAGGATCACGGGTACGTCTTCGAGGTCGACCCGCACGACCGCTCCGCGAACACCGGCCCGGTGCCGCTGACGTTCCTCGGGCGGTACTCCCACGAGGCGGTGGCTGTCGACCCGTACACCCATTCGATCTACCTGACCGAGGACGCGAGCGGGCCCAACGGCCTGTACTTCCGGTGGACGCCGCCGCCCGGCTTCCGGGCCGGCAAGGGCGCGCTGCGGGCGCTCGCCCAGCGACCCGACGGCGGCACCGCAGGCAGCCTCGCCGCGATGCGCTGCCTGCGCGGCGACGACCACGTGGCCGACCTGTCCGAGGCCACCACGCCGGGCACCCGCTACCGGGTGGAGTGGATCGAGGTGCCCGACCGCGACGCCCGGACCGTGTCGGTCCGCAAGCAGTTCACCGACGCCGAGGTTACCCGCAGCCGCAAGCTGGAGGGCGCCTGGTGGGGCGACGGCGGCGCGTACTTCGTGGCCAGCTACGCCCGGCTCGACGACGGCAGCGCGCACGAGCACGACGGCCAGGTGTGGTTCTACGACCCGCGCCGGCAGACCGTGACGCTGAAGACCATCTTCGGGGTGAACACCGACCCGGAGGCCGACCACGGCAACTACGACGGGCCGGACAACATCACCGTCTCGCCGTACGGCGGGGTGATCCTGGCCGAGGACGGCGAGGGCGTGTCGCACCTGGTCGGCGTCAGCGAGCAGGGCAAGGCGTACCCGCTGGCGCGCAACGAACTGAACGACAGCGAGTTCACCGGGCCGACGTTCAGCGCGGACGGGAAGACGTTGTTCGCCAACATCCAGTCGCCGGGGTACGTGTTCGCGATCACCGGACCGTGGGGGCGGCCGGGCAACGGGCACCGCTGA
- a CDS encoding FtsK/SpoIIIE domain-containing protein, with translation MGRLASAYRQAVDRHRRAVRHWEAARRLLGAAGPAPVGSPELVARLARLGGELAAAVPGTARVATHPVPVRLGAATTVDGAFPVLVPVGAGAHLAIDADARDPRVGELLRAVVVRLLTAAPAGAIRVAGIDQAAFGAAFLPLRPLHDAGVLAATATTEAETTALLELAERHARTAQRSAPEDRELLVVVAASAPPPRELARLAALTHAGPAAAVCVLLAGHPPAGPSAAPPLGATTQLRLTERYTLVGDPPGRPFSADGSGLAAPVVLDGDPSHATVTALARRYAETAGQDGVTFADLLPAQRWAGSAASGLRTVLGRAGRRPLSVAFDDATPHWLVGGRTGAGKTVLLLDVLYGLAARYSPAELRLMLLDFKEGVSFTEFVPTDRDPTWLPHADAVGIESDREYGVAVLRELRAELGRRADLLKRHGVSRLADLPPNARPPRIVTVVDEFHVLFAGNDALARQAVDLIEELARKGRSYGLHLVLASQSTTGIEALYGRAEAIFGQFPLRIALPGGDAVLDPRNDAARGLTVGTAVVNTGAGAPGSDVEVRFPDAHAASADLAALRHELHAARPAGSRPPAVFRGHETPRLTDDSAWTALTPGADTPYALVGRVVDVAGSPAGFALDASPGRHLAVVGTAAAGADVLRSAALSLARQHAPGTARFLFAPLAPGTTEAADDLAMTLAAAGHPVRRLDADALRAQLAEAAAGDSPASGRTYLVVFGMDAAATTLAASDPATFRSGYDDLRAVLRQGPARGTHVLGWWRGLRRLADDLGGSGHRDDVTGLVALNVPAADLGLHLGVHDLAYAPRDGRALLVDRHEHRTALIVPFAAGGDIT, from the coding sequence GTGGGCAGACTCGCTTCGGCGTACCGGCAGGCGGTCGATCGGCATCGACGGGCGGTGCGCCACTGGGAGGCGGCCCGGCGGCTGCTCGGCGCCGCCGGGCCGGCGCCGGTCGGCAGCCCGGAGCTGGTCGCGCGGCTGGCCCGCCTCGGCGGTGAGCTGGCCGCCGCGGTGCCCGGCACCGCCCGCGTCGCGACTCACCCCGTTCCGGTACGCCTCGGCGCGGCGACCACAGTCGACGGCGCGTTCCCGGTGCTCGTGCCGGTGGGGGCGGGCGCGCACCTGGCTATCGACGCGGACGCCCGCGACCCGCGCGTCGGCGAGCTGCTGCGGGCGGTGGTGGTACGGCTGCTGACCGCCGCACCGGCCGGCGCGATCCGGGTCGCCGGCATCGACCAGGCGGCCTTCGGCGCAGCGTTCCTGCCGCTGCGTCCGCTGCACGACGCCGGGGTGCTCGCCGCGACTGCGACCACCGAGGCGGAGACGACGGCGCTGCTCGAGCTGGCCGAGCGCCACGCGCGTACCGCCCAGCGATCCGCGCCGGAGGACCGCGAGCTGCTGGTGGTGGTCGCCGCGTCCGCGCCCCCGCCCCGGGAGCTGGCCCGGCTCGCCGCGCTCACCCACGCCGGCCCGGCCGCTGCGGTCTGCGTGCTGCTGGCCGGCCACCCGCCCGCCGGGCCGTCCGCCGCGCCGCCGCTGGGCGCCACCACCCAGCTGCGCCTCACCGAGCGGTACACGCTCGTCGGGGACCCGCCCGGCCGTCCGTTCAGCGCCGACGGCAGCGGGCTGGCCGCACCGGTGGTCCTCGACGGCGACCCCTCGCACGCCACGGTGACCGCGCTGGCCCGCCGGTACGCCGAGACCGCCGGTCAGGACGGCGTCACGTTCGCCGACCTGCTGCCCGCGCAGCGGTGGGCCGGGTCCGCCGCCTCCGGGCTGCGTACCGTGCTCGGCCGGGCCGGACGCCGGCCGCTGAGCGTGGCGTTCGACGACGCCACCCCGCACTGGCTGGTCGGCGGGCGGACCGGCGCCGGCAAGACGGTCCTGCTGCTCGACGTGCTCTACGGGCTGGCGGCCCGCTACTCCCCGGCCGAGCTGAGGCTGATGCTGCTCGACTTCAAGGAGGGCGTCAGCTTCACCGAGTTCGTGCCCACCGACCGCGACCCCACCTGGCTGCCGCACGCCGACGCGGTCGGCATCGAGTCCGACCGCGAGTACGGCGTGGCGGTGCTGCGCGAGCTGCGCGCCGAACTGGGCCGCCGCGCCGACCTGCTGAAGCGGCACGGGGTCAGCCGGCTGGCGGACCTGCCGCCGAACGCCCGGCCGCCCCGGATCGTCACCGTCGTCGACGAGTTCCACGTGCTGTTCGCCGGCAACGACGCGCTGGCCCGGCAGGCCGTCGACCTGATCGAGGAGCTGGCCCGCAAGGGTCGCTCGTACGGCCTGCACCTGGTGCTGGCGAGCCAGAGCACCACCGGCATCGAGGCGCTCTACGGCCGGGCCGAGGCCATCTTCGGGCAGTTCCCGCTGCGGATCGCGCTACCCGGCGGCGACGCCGTGCTGGACCCGCGCAACGACGCCGCACGCGGGCTCACCGTCGGCACCGCCGTGGTGAACACCGGCGCGGGCGCGCCCGGCTCGGACGTGGAGGTGCGGTTCCCCGACGCGCACGCCGCCTCGGCCGACCTCGCCGCGCTGCGCCACGAGCTGCACGCGGCCCGTCCGGCCGGGTCGCGCCCGCCTGCCGTCTTCCGGGGACACGAGACGCCCCGGCTCACCGACGACAGCGCCTGGACCGCGCTGACACCCGGCGCCGACACGCCGTACGCACTCGTCGGCCGCGTGGTCGACGTGGCCGGCAGTCCGGCCGGGTTCGCGCTCGACGCCAGTCCGGGCCGGCACCTCGCCGTGGTCGGCACCGCCGCGGCCGGCGCGGACGTGCTCCGGTCGGCCGCCCTGTCGCTGGCCCGCCAGCACGCACCCGGCACCGCCCGGTTCCTGTTCGCCCCGCTGGCGCCGGGCACCACGGAGGCCGCCGACGACCTGGCCATGACGCTGGCCGCAGCCGGGCATCCGGTCCGGCGCCTCGACGCCGACGCGCTGCGCGCCCAGCTCGCCGAGGCCGCCGCCGGCGACAGCCCGGCGTCCGGGCGCACCTACCTGGTGGTGTTCGGCATGGACGCCGCCGCCACGACGCTGGCCGCCTCCGACCCGGCGACGTTCCGCTCCGGGTACGACGACCTGCGCGCCGTGCTGCGCCAGGGGCCCGCGCGCGGCACGCACGTGCTCGGCTGGTGGCGCGGGCTGCGCCGCCTCGCCGACGACCTCGGCGGCAGCGGGCACCGCGACGACGTGACCGGCCTGGTCGCGCTCAACGTTCCCGCCGCCGACCTGGGCCTGCACCTCGGCGTGCACGACCTCGCGTACGCGCCGCGCGACGGCCGCGCCCTCCTGGTCGACCGGCACGAGCACCGCACCGCGCTGATCGTGCCGTTCGCCGCCGGGGGAGATATCACGTGA
- a CDS encoding aldo/keto reductase: MAASTQPAKASGSYRIGGDLPVDRLGYGAMQLTGPGVWGDPKHPAEAVRVLRRAYELGVTFIDTADSYGPFVSELLIREALHPYADDLVIATKAGLTRAGPDDWRPVGRPEYLRQQCELSLRHLGLDCIPLYQLHRIDAKVPLADQLGELALLRQEGKIRHIGLSQVGVEEIEAARAIAPIVSVQNLYNLADRSAEDVLEHCERHDLAFIPWFPIATGNLARPGGPLDAIATGHGAAPAQLALAWLLRRSAVMLPIPGTSSVAHLEENVAAAEVELTDAEFEALAEAA, translated from the coding sequence ATGGCCGCCAGCACCCAGCCCGCCAAGGCGTCGGGCAGCTACCGGATCGGTGGCGACCTGCCGGTCGACCGCCTCGGCTACGGGGCGATGCAGCTCACCGGGCCGGGCGTGTGGGGTGACCCGAAGCATCCGGCCGAGGCGGTACGGGTGCTGCGCCGCGCGTACGAGCTGGGCGTCACGTTCATCGACACCGCCGACTCGTACGGGCCGTTCGTCAGTGAGCTGCTGATCCGCGAGGCGCTGCACCCGTACGCCGACGATCTGGTCATCGCGACGAAGGCCGGGCTGACCCGCGCCGGCCCGGACGACTGGCGGCCGGTGGGGCGCCCGGAGTACCTGCGCCAGCAGTGCGAGCTGAGCCTGCGCCACCTGGGCCTGGACTGCATCCCCCTCTACCAGCTGCACCGCATCGACGCGAAGGTGCCGCTGGCCGACCAGCTCGGCGAGCTGGCGCTGCTGCGCCAGGAGGGCAAGATCCGGCACATCGGGCTGTCCCAGGTCGGCGTCGAGGAGATCGAGGCGGCCCGGGCGATCGCGCCGATCGTGTCCGTGCAGAACCTCTACAACCTGGCCGACCGCAGCGCGGAGGACGTGCTGGAGCACTGCGAGCGCCACGACCTGGCGTTCATCCCGTGGTTCCCGATCGCCACCGGCAACCTGGCCCGCCCCGGCGGACCACTCGACGCGATCGCGACCGGGCACGGCGCCGCCCCGGCGCAGCTCGCGCTGGCCTGGCTGCTGCGCCGGTCGGCGGTGATGCTGCCGATCCCGGGCACGTCGTCGGTGGCGCACCTGGAGGAGAACGTGGCGGCGGCCGAGGTGGAGCTGACCGACGCCGAGTTCGAGGCGCTGGCCGAGGCCGCCTGA
- a CDS encoding GMC family oxidoreductase N-terminal domain-containing protein has product MEEFDYVIVGAGAAGCVLANRLTEDPGTRVLLLEAGGWDRSPYVRVPKAFSRLMDDERTAWHYPATTGPGRQEIWQRGRMIGGSTSVNGMIWSRGAAHDWDALEPLGWGWSVMGRVFPRLEDHPLGPAPHRGTGGPVRLSIATGTDPLAEEMVATGAELGWRRADDLDAHDDERIGYPTATIHAGRRVSAADAFLHPVRRRPNLTVEVGAVVLRVLVEGGRATGVRVAHGGRETTYRAAGEVILAAGALATPHLLQVSGIGPADTLRAAGVPVLLDRPRVGAGLREHRSIVLQYRLTEPGGHNMTIGSPLGQARAALRWLLTRGGPLALPVLDVAAHIKSRPDLDRPDAHLLMAPFSAAPPRPGKALELEREPGLMCLGTVSRPDSEGSLAITDADPRTPPAVVANYLTTAHDRRVAVDLFRRMREFFGTGPIAKRIQGETVPGTATTTDAEIVEAAVARGYCGYHAIGTCAMGTGDEHVVDPLLRVRGVDGLRVVDASVLPVMVAGWTSAPVTGLAWRAADVITGRDAD; this is encoded by the coding sequence GTGGAGGAGTTCGACTACGTCATCGTGGGAGCCGGCGCGGCGGGCTGCGTGCTGGCGAACCGGCTCACCGAGGATCCGGGCACCCGGGTGCTGCTGCTGGAGGCGGGCGGCTGGGACCGCAGCCCGTACGTGCGGGTGCCGAAGGCGTTCTCCCGGCTGATGGACGACGAGCGCACCGCCTGGCACTACCCGGCCACCACCGGGCCGGGCCGCCAGGAGATCTGGCAGCGCGGACGGATGATCGGCGGCTCCACCTCGGTCAACGGCATGATCTGGAGCCGCGGCGCGGCGCACGACTGGGACGCCCTGGAGCCGCTCGGCTGGGGCTGGTCGGTCATGGGCCGGGTGTTCCCGCGGCTGGAGGACCACCCGCTCGGCCCCGCACCGCACCGGGGCACCGGCGGCCCGGTGCGGCTGTCCATCGCCACCGGCACCGACCCGCTCGCCGAGGAGATGGTGGCCACCGGCGCCGAGCTGGGCTGGCGCCGCGCCGACGACCTGGACGCCCACGACGACGAGCGGATCGGCTACCCCACCGCCACCATCCACGCCGGACGCCGGGTCAGCGCCGCGGACGCGTTCCTGCACCCGGTCCGGCGCCGGCCCAACCTGACCGTCGAGGTCGGCGCCGTCGTCCTGCGGGTGCTCGTCGAGGGCGGCCGGGCCACCGGGGTACGGGTGGCGCACGGCGGCCGGGAGACCACGTACCGGGCAGCGGGTGAGGTGATCCTCGCCGCGGGCGCCCTGGCCACCCCGCACCTGTTGCAGGTCTCCGGCATCGGGCCGGCGGACACGCTGCGGGCCGCCGGGGTGCCGGTGCTGCTCGACCGGCCCCGGGTCGGCGCCGGGCTGCGCGAGCACCGGTCGATAGTCCTGCAGTACCGCCTCACCGAACCCGGCGGCCACAACATGACCATCGGCAGCCCGCTCGGGCAGGCCCGGGCGGCGCTGCGCTGGCTGCTCACCCGGGGCGGCCCGCTCGCCCTGCCGGTGCTGGACGTCGCGGCGCACATCAAGTCCCGGCCGGACCTGGACCGCCCGGACGCGCACCTGCTGATGGCGCCGTTCTCCGCCGCGCCACCGCGGCCCGGCAAGGCCCTCGAACTGGAACGGGAGCCGGGCCTGATGTGCCTGGGCACCGTCAGCCGGCCGGACAGCGAGGGCAGTCTGGCGATCACCGACGCGGACCCGCGTACGCCGCCGGCCGTCGTGGCGAACTATCTGACCACCGCGCACGACCGGCGGGTGGCGGTGGACCTGTTCCGCCGGATGCGGGAGTTCTTCGGCACCGGCCCGATCGCGAAGCGCATCCAGGGCGAGACGGTGCCCGGTACGGCGACCACTACCGACGCGGAGATCGTCGAGGCGGCGGTGGCGCGCGGCTACTGCGGCTACCACGCCATCGGCACCTGCGCGATGGGCACCGGCGACGAGCACGTGGTCGATCCACTGTTGCGGGTACGCGGCGTGGACGGGCTGCGGGTGGTCGACGCGTCGGTGCTGCCGGTGATGGTGGCGGGCTGGACCAGCGCCCCGGTGACCGGGCTGGCCTGGCGGGCCGCCGACGTGATCACGGGGCGGGACGCGGACTGA
- a CDS encoding TetR/AcrR family transcriptional regulator, whose translation MTRLMADADVPGEVFSRRPKRADARRNYDALIAAAREVFGEHGAGASLEEIARRAGVGIGTLYRNFPQRRDLFEAVYVEEVRALSVSAADLADEPPWDALVGWLHRFVAYVATKRALAEELVHDSEVFRSCRTEIYATGEPLLRRAQEAGAARPDAGFDDVIRLISGLAAYQFPDPAQRDRVLAIALDGLRPPAGAGSPRV comes from the coding sequence GTGACGCGCCTCATGGCCGACGCCGACGTGCCCGGTGAGGTCTTCTCCCGCCGCCCGAAACGGGCCGACGCCCGCCGCAACTACGACGCGCTGATCGCCGCCGCCCGCGAGGTCTTCGGCGAGCACGGCGCGGGCGCGTCGCTGGAGGAGATCGCCCGCCGGGCCGGTGTGGGCATCGGCACGCTCTACCGCAACTTCCCGCAGCGGCGGGACCTGTTCGAGGCGGTCTACGTCGAGGAGGTGCGCGCGCTCAGCGTCTCCGCCGCCGACCTGGCCGACGAGCCGCCGTGGGACGCCCTGGTCGGCTGGCTGCACCGGTTCGTCGCCTACGTGGCCACCAAGCGGGCGCTGGCCGAGGAGCTGGTGCACGACTCCGAGGTGTTCCGCAGCTGCCGCACCGAGATCTACGCGACCGGTGAGCCGCTGCTGCGCCGCGCCCAGGAGGCCGGGGCGGCCCGGCCGGACGCCGGATTCGACGACGTGATCCGGCTGATCAGCGGGCTGGCCGCGTACCAGTTCCCGGACCCGGCCCAGCGCGACCGCGTGCTGGCCATCGCGCTGGACGGCCTGCGCCCACCAGCCGGTGCGGGATCGCCCCGGGTCTAG
- a CDS encoding YciI family protein: protein MAATPQLDFALDTYECIVLYPGPSGRALPDETVQRLQAEHLQHMRALQRRGIVLVDGSVDGPAREPDPPIGFGLARTGSVDDVRSVMEADPAVQAGLYRVEVLTFLCPAGSLEFPLVKTES, encoded by the coding sequence ATGGCCGCGACGCCACAGCTCGACTTCGCGCTGGACACGTACGAGTGCATCGTGCTCTACCCGGGGCCCTCGGGGCGGGCCCTGCCGGACGAGACGGTGCAGCGGCTGCAGGCCGAGCACCTCCAGCACATGCGGGCGCTGCAACGGCGCGGCATCGTGCTCGTGGACGGATCCGTCGACGGCCCGGCGCGGGAACCCGACCCGCCGATCGGTTTCGGTCTGGCCCGCACCGGCTCGGTGGACGACGTCCGCAGCGTCATGGAGGCCGACCCGGCGGTGCAGGCCGGGCTGTACCGGGTCGAGGTGCTCACCTTCCTCTGCCCGGCCGGCTCGCTGGAGTTCCCGCTGGTCAAGACGGAGAGCTGA